One part of the Homo sapiens chromosome 19, GRCh38.p14 Primary Assembly genome encodes these proteins:
- the LGALS7 gene encoding galectin-7: protein MSNVPHKSSLPEGIRPGTVLRIRGLVPPNASRFHVNLLCGEEQGSDAALHFNPRLDTSEVVFNSKEQGSWGREERGPGVPFQRGQPFEVLIIASDDGFKAVVGDAQYHHFRHRLPLARVRLVEVGGDVQLDSVRIF, encoded by the exons ATGTCC AACGTCCCCCACAAGTCCTCACTGCCCGAGGGCATCCGCCCTGGCACGGTGCTGAGAATTCGCGGCTTGGTTCCTCCCAATGCCAGCAG GTTCCATGTAAACCTGCTGTGCGGGGAGGAGCAGGGCTCCGATGCCGCGCTGCATTTCAACCCCCGGCTGGACACGTCGGAGGTGGTCTTCAACAGCAAGGAGCAAGGCTCCTGGGGCCGCGAGGAGCGCGGGCCGGGCGTTCCTTTCCAGCGCGGGCAGCCCTTCGAGGTGCTCATCATCGCGTCAGACGACGGCTTCAAG GCCGTGGTTGGGGACGCCCAGTACCACCACTTCCGCCACCGCCTGCCGCTGGCGCGCGTGCGCCTGGTGGAGGTGGGCGGGGACGTGCAGCTGGACTCCGTGAGGATCTTCTGA